The nucleotide window GGGTCTATCAGCCCTCAGAATGCTTTAACTGAAGCTTCTAAGATATTAATTTATCACTTCATGTTATTCTCTGATGAGAGAATCACTCTTGAAACTGAAGCTGTAAAAGCATCTATCCAGTACGATGAAGAAACTCTTCACACAAGACAACTTCTTAAATCTAAATTAGCAGATATGGATCTTTCTGTAAGAGCCCTTAACTGTCTGAAAGCAGCTGAAGTAGAAACTCTTGGAGAATTGGTTTCTTACAGTAAGTCTGATTTGATGAAATTCAGAAATTTTGGTAAAAAATCTTTGACAGAACTAGAAGAATTAGTGCATTCAAAAGGTCTTAACTTCGGTTTCGACGTTGCAAAATATAAGTTAGACGCTGATAAATAATTAATAATGAGACACGGTAAAAAATTCAATCACTTAGGAAGAACAGCTTCTCACAGAAGTGCTTTACTTTCTAATATGGCTTGTTCTCTAATTGAGCATAAAAGAATCAACACTACTGTAGCTAAAGCTAAAGCTTTAAGAGTATATGTTGAGCCTCTATTAACAAAAGCAAAAGAAGATACTACACACAACAGAAGAGTAGTATTCTCTTACCTTCAAAATAAATATGCGGTTGCTGAATTATTCAGAACTGTAGCTCCTAAAATCGCTGAAAGAAACGGTGGTTATACAAGAATCATCAAGACAGGATTCAGACCAGGTGATGCTGCTGATACTGCTCTTATCGAATTAGTAGATTTCAACGAGCTTTACAACCCTAATGCTGAAGAGAAAAAAGCTACAAGAAGAAGCAGAAGATCTACAACTGCTAAAAAAGCTGAAGCAGTAGTTGCTGAAGCTCCTGCAGTAGAAGAGAAAGTAGAAGAAGCTAAAGCTGATACTACTGAAGAAAAAACTGAAGAATAATATATATACTTCAAGATATTTTAAAGAGCCTATATAATTATAGGCTCTTTTTTCGTAAAAACTTTTAACCTTTAACTATGAGAACAATTTTATTTTTTATTCTGGCACAATTCTGCACTTTAAATTTTTGTCAGGCTCAAAATCCTGATTGGGAGCTCGTACTCCTTTTCTTCAGAAAGAATCTATTTTAAAAATGGAAATCTTGCCTGATGGAAGTTATCTTGCTCATAAAAATAATAATAATGATGACCTGATCATTACTGAAAATAATGGCAAAACATGGAGGCAGATCAATGACAATGCAAAAACGGTCTATGATTTTACAGTTCACAATAATAAAGGATATGCTGTAATAGGAGGAAGTCTTAGAGTTACTGATCCAAAATTTTCCACTCCGGGCGTTTCATATCCTATTCCGGGAAGTGCAAAATCAATTTTCGTTTTAAACGATACTACGATTTTTATAGCTTCGCAAAATAGCAGGATGTATAAATCAGTTAATGGAGGGGCAACCTGGACTACTACAATTATTCCGACAGTGTATCAGGATAAAATCATGAGTGTATATTTTACCGATGCCAATATTGGTTATTGTGTTTCGGATGCTACAGTTGGAAATAGTTTTATTTTCAAAACTACAGATGGGGGACAAACATGGAATATAGTGAGTACAAGTTCTAAAGAATTTATAAAAATTCTGTTTAAAGATGCTCTTAATGGAGTTGCTACAAGAGCAAATGGAGATCCTCTCTATACATCAGATGGTGGAAATACCTGGGATGAAGTAACAGGTATTGGAACTTTGAATGATGTCAAAGTTTATAATAATGAATTTATTGCAATAGGAAACCCGAACAAATTATATAGATCAGCAAACGGGCAGTCCTGGACAAATACAATAATGTATCCGTCTTCCTTTCATGCTTTTACCTGTCTTGCAACAAGTCCTGACTTTATTCTGGCAGGAACAAATAATGAGTCTGGCAGCAGTGCTTTGCGTCATACAATTTTTAAAAGTACAGACTTACAAACATGGAATCCATTAATTATAAAATGGGTATACCCGACTCTTTATAAAAAGGTGTACGCGAGTGATAACTTAGCTGTTGTGCCTGATTTTGGGTATTTTTCTCAGGATAGAGGGTATACTTGGGGAGCTGCTCTAAATAATCCTTATCCGGTGGGGCCAATGAATATATTACCTAATGGTAAAGGAATTGCCCTGGGATTATCACACTTCTGGATAACAAATGATAACGGACTTACATGGACTCAACAAACAACGCCTAATTTATTTTTAAGAGTTCCGGCTATGAAACCGAATGGAGATTATGCAATTGCAAACATGGGAGCCAATTCATCTGCATTCACCGGTTTTGTTTCAACATATTCTGCTTCAACCGGCTGGTCTCCGCAGGTAAATGTAGAATCTGAAGTGACTTCAATGAAGTTTATCGATAACAATGTAGGTTTTCTTGTCAATCAAACTAAGATTATGAAAACGGTAGATGGTGGATTAACATGGACTGCGGTTAGTAATTTTCCCGGAGCAATTGCGGATGTTAGGAATATTGTCTTTGGAAACTCTTCAAGAATTTATTTTGGAAAATATTATACCACGAATTTAGGAAGTTCATGGACAGCTGTTCCTTCGCCGATGTCATTGTTTAAAGATTATGATATCTTTTCAGATGGTACCGGATATGGTATGGATATAGATAGAAATGTATATAAGACAGTAAATTATGGGGCTTCATGGCAGAAAATTATAACAACACAATTGCTGCTTACACCAGGAAGTACAATCAACAAGGTAGCTTTTGCAAAAAATTATATGGTAGCAGTGGGGGGTACCGGCTTTTATGTAGTGGATTTTGTAACAACAAATCTTTCAACAAATGATTCTACCATTAAAACGGAAAATATGATGAAGGTTTATCCTAATCCAACCTCTTCAATTCTGTTTTTCGAGAGTAAAGATCAAGTCAAAAATATTATTGTGTTTGATATTTCTGGAAAAATTTTTAAAAATATAGAAAATTCTAAATCAAATACTATTGATATTTCCGATTTAGCAAAAGGAATTTATTTCATAAAGATTATTTCGGAGAATACAACTTACGTAAAAAAGGTAATTAAAAATTAAATACAGGTACTAAAATATTTAATGATTATAAAGTAAATGTCCCTCAACATTGGAGGGACATTTTTATTTTATATCTTTGTTCTTTTCAGCTCAATAATATTATTTCCTTGTTCAAGGTGAAGGCTGTCTCCTTTTACCCTTGCAGTCATATCATCTTTCTTATAAATGGTTTCATCACCTTTGGTTTCCGATTTAGGCAAAGTGAATGTTTTTTTGTTGCTGGTAATGGCTACCGTACTTTCTTTCGGATCGTTTTTAAATACTACTTTCACCAGTGTTCCGTCAGTAGCTTTATAAACAAAATCTGTTTTCTCTGTTTTCTGTCCGTTGATGTCTACAGTAGAAGAACTTTGTGTTACCGAATCTATCTTTCCGTTATTATCTGTAACTACAGTTTCTGAGCTGTCTGTTTTAATAACGCTCTTGTTTCCGCTTTCACTTTTTTTGCAGCTGACTACTGTCAGTGCCAATACAGCACCCAGTGCTAAAAGACTTTTTTTCATGATTATATTATTTGATATTCAATTGATTTTTATATTTTAAATTTTACAAAAATCATGCCTTACAATATGAGAAATTTCAACCGTTATTTTAGCATAATTCTTTTATTTTTCTCTTTGAATACTGTGTTTTCTCAAAAAGGGAAATTTGAAATCAGAGATGGACATTTCCTCTTAAATGGAAAACCGTTTACCATATATTCTGGAGAAATACACTATCCGAGAGTTCCGTCAGCATACTGGAAACATCGTTTGGAGATGATGAAAGCAATGGGTTTAAACACGGTTACTACTTACGTTTTCTGGAATTATCATGAAGAAGCTCCGGGAAAGTGGAATTTTTCTGGTGAAAAAGACCTGCAGAAGTTTATAAAAACAGCACAGGAAACCGGATTGTATGTCATTATCCGCCCCGGACCTTATGTTTGTGCAGAATGGGAATTTGGCGGATATCCATGGTGGCTGCAAAAAAATAAAGAGCTTGAAATAAGAAGAGATAATAAAGCCTTCTCAGAAGAATGCTGGAAATATATCAGTCAGCTGGCAAAACAGATTACACCCATGCAGATCACGAATGGCGGCCCAGTGATTATGGTACAGGCAGAAAATGAATTTGGTTCTTATGTGGCTCAGAGGAAAGATATCCCGCTCGAAGAGCACAGGAAATACAGCCATAAAATTAAAGAAATGCTGTTGAAAAGTGGAATTTCGGTGCCGTTATTTACTTCAGATGGAAGTTCACTTTTTAAAGGAGGTTCTGTTGAAGGTGCTTTGCCAACAGCAAATGGAGAAAGTGATATTGATGTTTTAAAGAAAAGTATCAATGAATATAATGGAGGCAAAGGTCCCTACATGATTGCAGAATACTACCCGGGATGGCTTGATCATTGGGCAGAGCCTTTTGTTAAAGTTTCTACAGAAGAAGTCGTAAAGCAAACCAATTTATATATAGAAAATGGAGTTTCTTTCAATTATTATATGATCCATGGCGGAACCAATTTCGGATTTACAAGTGG belongs to Chryseobacterium gleum and includes:
- a CDS encoding glycoside hydrolase family 35 protein produces the protein MRNFNRYFSIILLFFSLNTVFSQKGKFEIRDGHFLLNGKPFTIYSGEIHYPRVPSAYWKHRLEMMKAMGLNTVTTYVFWNYHEEAPGKWNFSGEKDLQKFIKTAQETGLYVIIRPGPYVCAEWEFGGYPWWLQKNKELEIRRDNKAFSEECWKYISQLAKQITPMQITNGGPVIMVQAENEFGSYVAQRKDIPLEEHRKYSHKIKEMLLKSGISVPLFTSDGSSLFKGGSVEGALPTANGESDIDVLKKSINEYNGGKGPYMIAEYYPGWLDHWAEPFVKVSTEEVVKQTNLYIENGVSFNYYMIHGGTNFGFTSGANYDKDHDIQPDLTSYDYDAPISEAGWATPKYNALRKIFQKIHKNKLPDVPKPIKVITIPEIEFSKVSSLLDLTDRMKPVKSDMPLTFEDLNIGNGYILYRKKFDTDQKGLLEVKGLRDYANVYINGKWKGELNRVNKKYDLDIEIKSGDRLEILVENMGRINYGAEIVHNLKGIISPVKINGTEVSGNWEMLPLPFDTFPKHHFKNKNIEDHSPVIQEAEFTLNETGDTFLDMRNFGKGIVFINGRNAGRYWSTVGPQQTLYIPGVWLKKGRNKIQIFEQIKFHNKISGIDHPILDQLAK
- the rplQ gene encoding 50S ribosomal protein L17, which produces MRHGKKFNHLGRTASHRSALLSNMACSLIEHKRINTTVAKAKALRVYVEPLLTKAKEDTTHNRRVVFSYLQNKYAVAELFRTVAPKIAERNGGYTRIIKTGFRPGDAADTALIELVDFNELYNPNAEEKKATRRSRRSTTAKKAEAVVAEAPAVEEKVEEAKADTTEEKTEE
- a CDS encoding T9SS type A sorting domain-containing protein, with the translated sequence MEILPDGSYLAHKNNNNDDLIITENNGKTWRQINDNAKTVYDFTVHNNKGYAVIGGSLRVTDPKFSTPGVSYPIPGSAKSIFVLNDTTIFIASQNSRMYKSVNGGATWTTTIIPTVYQDKIMSVYFTDANIGYCVSDATVGNSFIFKTTDGGQTWNIVSTSSKEFIKILFKDALNGVATRANGDPLYTSDGGNTWDEVTGIGTLNDVKVYNNEFIAIGNPNKLYRSANGQSWTNTIMYPSSFHAFTCLATSPDFILAGTNNESGSSALRHTIFKSTDLQTWNPLIIKWVYPTLYKKVYASDNLAVVPDFGYFSQDRGYTWGAALNNPYPVGPMNILPNGKGIALGLSHFWITNDNGLTWTQQTTPNLFLRVPAMKPNGDYAIANMGANSSAFTGFVSTYSASTGWSPQVNVESEVTSMKFIDNNVGFLVNQTKIMKTVDGGLTWTAVSNFPGAIADVRNIVFGNSSRIYFGKYYTTNLGSSWTAVPSPMSLFKDYDIFSDGTGYGMDIDRNVYKTVNYGASWQKIITTQLLLTPGSTINKVAFAKNYMVAVGGTGFYVVDFVTTNLSTNDSTIKTENMMKVYPNPTSSILFFESKDQVKNIIVFDISGKIFKNIENSKSNTIDISDLAKGIYFIKIISENTTYVKKVIKN